A window from Mycobacterium saskatchewanense encodes these proteins:
- a CDS encoding PPE family protein, with product MSFLVLPPEINSIRMYSGPGSEPMLAAAAAWDGLAAELDSAASSFGSVTSGLSAAAWQGAAAQAMAGAAAPYAGWLAAAAAQAQMVAAQAKTAAAVFDAAQAAAVHPWLVAANRNQLVALINSNLLGLSAPAIAATEAEYEQMWAQDVAAMVGYHGGASAAVAALAPWEQALQSLPSLAGINLGLGNLGSFNLGSGNFGSYNFGGGNGGPVTTGGGNLNFGFANFGSFNLGAGNGNSLFSEATSYFNAGFANIGQFNLGFGNIGGGNIGFGNGSAYSHDNPAPGYYNFGIGNLGNGNWGLGNLGNNNIGLGNLGNNNIGIGLTGNNQIGFGGLNANGVGWNIGLGNNGSFNFGFANTGDFNLGLANTGNNNIGIGLTGDHQIGFGGWNSGSGNTGLFNSGSGNTGFLNSGTGNWGVGNTGSQNWGMFNSGATDTGIGNTGSTETGLWNAGSRSTGLFNSGSNNFGILDAGTRNVGSFDAGTANAGDFNSGLSNVGWGNSGFANVGAFNAGSCNTGAFNSGGTIDGAGNTGFFNSGNTNTGFFNSGDSNTGFWNSGDVNTGFFGTTSYTGNSGIGNTGTGSSGFFNTGGDHNSGFFNAAAGGFSSGFANSGGGTQMGFFNSGDTGFNVGLFNSGHGGNNIGIGNSGTGGGNVGLFNTDSNPTEGESTGILNSGGGHNVGFYDSGDHDSGFANSGSRSSGGFNPGNYQSGFFNGG from the coding sequence GTGAGTTTCTTAGTGTTGCCGCCAGAGATCAATTCGATCCGGATGTATAGCGGTCCGGGATCGGAACCGATGCTGGCCGCCGCCGCGGCCTGGGACGGACTGGCTGCCGAACTCGACTCGGCCGCAAGCTCGTTCGGGTCGGTCACCTCGGGCCTGTCCGCAGCGGCGTGGCAGGGGGCGGCAGCACAGGCGATGGCCGGCGCGGCCGCGCCGTATGCCGGATGGCTGGCTGCCGCCGCGGCTCAAGCGCAGATGGTCGCCGCTCAAGCCAAGACGGCGGCGGCGGTATTCGACGCCGCGCAGGCGGCCGCGGTGCACCCCTGGCTGGTGGCGGCAAACCGCAATCAATTGGTGGCGCTGATCAACTCAAACCTGCTGGGGCTCAGCGCGCCCGCTATCGCGGCCACCGAGGCCGAATACGAGCAGATGTGGGCGCAAGACGTGGCCGCGATGGTCGGCTATCACGGTGGGGCGTCGGCGGCGGTCGCGGCGCTGGCGCCGTGGGAGCAGGCGCTGCAGAGCCTGCCGAGCCTCGCGGGTATCAACCTGGGGCTGGGCAACCTCGGCAGCTTCAACCTGGGCAGCGGGAACTTCGGTTCGTACAACTTCGGCGGGGGCAACGGCGGCCCGGTGACCACCGGTGGCGGCAACCTGAACTTCGGCTTCGCCAACTTCGGGTCCTTCAACCTCGGTGCCGGCAACGGCAACTCGCTCTTCAGCGAAGCGACCTCCTATTTCAATGCGGGCTTTGCGAACATCGGGCAGTTCAACCTCGGCTTCGGCAACATCGGTGGCGGCAACATCGGCTTCGGCAACGGCAGCGCTTACTCCCACGACAACCCGGCGCCCGGCTATTACAACTTCGGCATCGGCAACCTCGGCAACGGCAACTGGGGCCTGGGCAACCTCGGCAACAACAACATCGGCCTGGGCAATCTCGGCAACAACAACATCGGCATCGGACTCACTGGCAACAATCAGATCGGATTCGGCGGGCTCAACGCCAACGGCGTCGGATGGAACATCGGCCTGGGCAACAACGGCAGCTTCAACTTCGGCTTCGCCAACACCGGGGACTTCAACCTCGGCCTGGCCAACACCGGCAACAACAACATCGGCATCGGACTGACTGGCGACCACCAGATCGGGTTCGGCGGCTGGAACTCCGGTAGCGGTAACACCGGTCTGTTCAACTCGGGCAGCGGCAACACCGGATTCCTCAACTCCGGCACCGGCAACTGGGGCGTCGGGAACACCGGCAGCCAAAACTGGGGGATGTTCAACTCCGGTGCGACCGACACCGGCATCGGCAACACCGGCAGCACCGAAACGGGGCTCTGGAACGCCGGCAGCAGAAGCACCGGCCTGTTCAATTCCGGCTCCAACAACTTCGGCATCCTGGACGCCGGCACCCGAAACGTCGGTTCCTTCGATGCCGGAACGGCTAACGCCGGTGACTTCAACTCGGGTCTGAGCAACGTCGGCTGGGGCAACTCGGGCTTCGCCAACGTCGGCGCGTTCAACGCCGGCAGCTGCAACACGGGCGCCTTCAACTCCGGTGGCACCATCGACGGCGCGGGAAACACGGGCTTCTTCAACTCGGGCAACACCAACACCGGCTTCTTCAACTCCGGTGACAGCAACACCGGCTTCTGGAACTCGGGCGACGTGAACACCGGCTTCTTCGGCACCACCAGCTACACCGGCAACTCGGGCATCGGAAACACCGGCACGGGCAGCTCGGGCTTCTTCAACACCGGCGGGGACCACAATTCCGGGTTCTTCAACGCGGCCGCCGGGGGCTTCAGCTCGGGCTTCGCCAACTCCGGCGGCGGCACTCAGATGGGATTCTTCAATTCGGGCGACACCGGCTTCAACGTCGGCCTGTTCAACTCGGGCCACGGCGGCAACAACATTGGCATCGGCAACTCCGGCACCGGCGGTGGCAACGTCGGCCTCTTCAACACCGACTCCAACCCCACCGAGGGCGAAAGCACCGGCATCCTCAACTCCGGCGGTGGCCATAACGTGGGCTTCTACGACTCCGGCGACCACGACTCCGGTTTCGCGAACTCGGGCAGCAGGAGCTCGGGCGGATTCAACCCCGGCAACTATCAATCCGGCTTCTTCAACGGGGGTTGA
- a CDS encoding alpha/beta fold hydrolase has translation MDAELKRWLADGNYFDYLGFDIFYRVEGSGPPLLLIHGYPFNSFDWAPMWPALSQRFTVIAPDMMGMGFSAKPVAYEYTVADHADMHEALLAHLNVRNAHILAHDIGDSVGQELLARHEFGQQSSGALHIDSITWLNGGMFIEAYTPRAAQKLMSRTPLGDILSHVQDNPLSRRLLEPTLREMFGPNTKPTRHMMEVFNQILDYNDGRRVLHKVGRFINDRYTHRNRWVRAMRQTAVPMRLIDGPVDPNSGAHMARRYAEVIPEPDVVMLADDIGHWPQLEAPDAVLTHFLAHIDRIAGTNE, from the coding sequence ATGGACGCTGAACTCAAACGCTGGCTGGCCGACGGAAACTACTTCGACTACCTGGGTTTCGACATCTTCTACCGCGTCGAGGGTAGCGGCCCTCCGCTGCTGCTGATCCACGGATATCCGTTCAATTCGTTCGACTGGGCGCCGATGTGGCCAGCGCTGTCGCAGCGGTTCACCGTCATCGCACCGGACATGATGGGCATGGGATTCTCCGCCAAGCCCGTGGCCTACGAATACACCGTGGCTGACCACGCCGACATGCACGAGGCGCTGCTGGCACACCTCAACGTCCGCAACGCCCACATCCTGGCCCACGACATCGGTGATTCCGTGGGTCAGGAACTGTTGGCCCGGCACGAATTCGGGCAGCAATCCTCCGGTGCGCTGCACATCGATTCGATTACCTGGCTCAACGGCGGGATGTTCATCGAGGCCTACACGCCCAGGGCGGCACAGAAGCTGATGTCTCGAACTCCATTGGGCGACATCCTCAGTCATGTGCAGGACAATCCGCTGTCCCGTCGGCTGCTGGAACCGACGCTGCGCGAGATGTTCGGGCCCAACACCAAGCCAACCCGGCACATGATGGAGGTGTTCAACCAGATCTTGGATTACAACGACGGACGCCGGGTGCTGCACAAGGTCGGCCGGTTCATCAATGATCGCTACACACACCGCAATCGGTGGGTGCGCGCGATGCGGCAAACCGCGGTTCCCATGCGGCTGATCGACGGGCCCGTCGACCCGAACTCCGGCGCCCACATGGCGCGCCGCTATGCCGAGGTAATCCCTGAACCGGACGTGGTCATGCTCGCCGACGACATCGGTCACTGGCCGCAACTCGAGGCGCCCGATGCGGTCCTGACACACTTCCTTGCCCACATCGACCGGATCGCCGGGACGAACGAATAG
- a CDS encoding cation:proton antiporter, with the protein MHGFGFHTLALLTAIGLAGPLLASLPRLRIPVIIGELIAGLVVGRTGLHLVDVTDPTFQLFANIGFALVMFVVGTHVPVRGMDLRSALPAALARAALAGGVAAALGVVVAAGFGTGHVALYAVLMASSSAALALPVIDSLRLQGPAVLSVTAQIAVADTASVVLLPLVIDIRRAPAAAVGALAVAVCAAAFFVAMRAVDRRGWRRRMHVYSENHRFALELRTNLIVVFALAALALTSHVSIMLAGFAVGLVVSVVGEPRRLARQLFGMTEGFFSPLFFVWLGASLQVRELGEHPKFVALGLALGLGAVLAHAAGRLLGQPLTFAVLSAAQLGVPVAAATIGTEEHLLAVGESAALMLGALLTLITTSGAGALAARTRDAHPGPV; encoded by the coding sequence GTGCACGGGTTCGGCTTCCACACGCTGGCGCTGCTGACCGCTATCGGCCTGGCCGGGCCGCTGCTGGCCTCGCTGCCGCGCCTGCGGATACCGGTCATCATCGGGGAACTCATCGCGGGGCTGGTGGTCGGCCGGACCGGCCTTCACCTCGTCGACGTCACCGACCCGACCTTTCAGCTGTTCGCCAACATCGGCTTCGCGCTGGTGATGTTCGTCGTGGGCACACACGTGCCGGTCCGGGGGATGGACCTGCGCTCGGCGTTGCCGGCGGCGCTCGCGCGTGCGGCCCTGGCGGGCGGTGTCGCGGCGGCGCTCGGGGTCGTGGTGGCCGCCGGGTTCGGCACCGGCCACGTGGCGCTGTACGCCGTCTTGATGGCCTCGTCGTCGGCGGCGCTGGCGCTGCCGGTCATCGATTCGCTGCGGCTGCAGGGGCCTGCCGTGTTGTCCGTGACGGCCCAGATCGCCGTCGCCGATACCGCGTCGGTCGTCCTCCTGCCGTTGGTGATCGACATCCGCCGCGCGCCCGCGGCGGCGGTGGGCGCCCTGGCGGTCGCGGTGTGCGCGGCGGCGTTTTTCGTGGCGATGCGGGCTGTCGATCGGCGGGGTTGGCGCCGGCGCATGCACGTCTATTCCGAGAACCACCGGTTCGCGCTGGAGTTGCGGACCAACCTGATCGTCGTCTTCGCGTTGGCGGCGCTCGCGTTGACGTCCCATGTCTCGATCATGCTGGCGGGCTTCGCGGTGGGTCTGGTGGTCTCGGTGGTCGGGGAGCCACGACGGCTGGCGCGCCAGCTGTTCGGCATGACCGAGGGCTTCTTCAGCCCGCTGTTCTTCGTCTGGCTCGGCGCCTCACTGCAGGTTCGTGAACTGGGTGAGCACCCCAAGTTCGTCGCACTGGGGCTGGCCCTCGGGCTCGGCGCCGTCCTGGCGCACGCGGCGGGGCGGCTGCTCGGACAGCCGCTGACGTTCGCGGTGCTCTCGGCCGCCCAGCTCGGCGTGCCGGTGGCGGCGGCGACCATCGGGACCGAGGAACACCTTCTCGCAGTCGGGGAGTCGGCTGCGCTGATGCTCGGCGCGCTGCTGACGCTCATCACCACCTCGGGCGCGGGGGCGTTGGCCGCCCGGACCCGCGACGCCCACCCGGGTCCCGTGTGA
- a CDS encoding sensor histidine kinase, whose amino-acid sequence MWPTGRQDRPAGRCSFAQRLQDAVAHLSDDHDVVTTLSMVGPMTVVSDELAGHAEAVVVEVLSNAVWRSGVANITVEVSVSDERLIEITGDGRGIPSDDQCRIGLADIAQCAEDLGGHCMITSPPDGGIHAFWRIPLQNPYRHTAAVATL is encoded by the coding sequence ATGTGGCCGACTGGGAGGCAAGACCGCCCGGCCGGGCGGTGCAGTTTCGCCCAGCGGCTCCAAGACGCGGTCGCGCACCTCAGTGACGACCACGACGTGGTCACCACGCTGAGCATGGTTGGGCCGATGACCGTCGTGAGCGATGAACTCGCCGGCCACGCCGAAGCCGTTGTCGTCGAAGTGCTCAGCAACGCGGTGTGGCGATCTGGGGTCGCGAACATCACCGTCGAGGTCAGTGTCAGCGACGAACGACTCATCGAGATCACTGGTGACGGACGCGGAATCCCCTCGGACGACCAGTGCCGAATTGGCCTGGCCGATATTGCCCAATGCGCTGAAGACCTCGGCGGCCACTGCATGATCACTAGCCCACCAGACGGCGGCATCCACGCCTTCTGGCGTATACCGCTGCAGAACCCGTACCGCCATACGGCCGCGGTGGCCACGCTTTAG
- a CDS encoding wax ester/triacylglycerol synthase domain-containing protein, translating to MVVRLSGTDALSLHTQSSRTPAHTVTLVIIDASDQLSHERLHQLVATSLPQLARFRSRLVTKPLGVGQPVWAEIDDYDPSPQIHRATVRAPGGRRELADLIAELSAGRQDGLSRLWEAWSIDGLAGGRWALAVKMSPALNDGAAGAASVWPRLLTTGPHADPANNLPAEPGLGSAPSVGDLVTDVMTEIVENHVAGMWLIAETVSGVLQAVSGRLLRMRVGAPMAPVAPSMSGPVPHTVFNALLTKRRAVALASIPLADVKTVSNAFGGSITNVVLAACTLSLRAWLQRHDKVPDDPLLMRMPFELPAADPPRSGRALAMGRLRIPVHLDDPVQVLANLHTATERLNAIRSRSSETGSATVDLATVASLTPPTLARLGMRLYTRSGLRRQLKPICHGSVTHTVSHTAGESVQAYCAGAKIVGMHSVAPLAEDSGLSIALTSHGDDLDVSVCACPDNVPAIDDIATGIMQSVDILVAAAQESPRGQGRSVVTEMTSHPANRSRGQPY from the coding sequence ATGGTTGTGCGACTGTCGGGGACCGATGCGCTGTCGCTGCACACACAGAGTTCGAGGACGCCTGCGCACACGGTTACGCTGGTGATCATCGATGCGTCCGATCAGCTGAGCCACGAGCGGCTACACCAACTGGTGGCCACGTCACTGCCGCAACTGGCGCGATTCCGCAGCCGCCTGGTGACCAAGCCGCTGGGCGTGGGGCAGCCAGTGTGGGCCGAGATTGACGACTATGACCCTTCTCCGCAAATTCATCGCGCAACGGTTCGCGCTCCCGGCGGTCGGCGCGAGCTGGCCGATCTCATCGCGGAGTTGAGTGCCGGGCGACAGGATGGCCTTAGCCGGCTGTGGGAAGCGTGGAGTATCGACGGACTGGCAGGAGGCCGCTGGGCGTTGGCGGTGAAGATGTCGCCCGCACTGAACGACGGGGCCGCGGGGGCGGCGTCCGTGTGGCCCCGTCTGCTGACCACCGGACCGCACGCCGACCCGGCCAACAACCTCCCGGCCGAGCCGGGCCTGGGCTCGGCGCCGTCCGTCGGCGACCTCGTTACCGATGTGATGACCGAGATCGTCGAAAACCATGTCGCCGGAATGTGGCTGATCGCCGAGACGGTATCTGGTGTGCTGCAGGCCGTAAGCGGTCGGCTGCTCCGCATGCGCGTAGGGGCCCCGATGGCCCCGGTGGCACCGTCGATGAGCGGGCCGGTGCCGCACACGGTGTTCAACGCGCTGCTGACGAAACGACGTGCAGTGGCCTTGGCCTCGATCCCGCTGGCAGACGTGAAGACGGTCAGCAACGCGTTCGGGGGCAGCATCACCAATGTTGTCCTAGCCGCCTGCACACTGTCATTGCGCGCATGGCTGCAACGGCATGACAAAGTGCCAGACGACCCGCTGCTGATGCGGATGCCGTTCGAGCTGCCCGCCGCGGATCCCCCTAGGTCTGGTAGGGCGTTGGCCATGGGGCGGCTTCGCATCCCGGTACACCTCGACGACCCGGTGCAGGTCCTCGCCAACCTCCATACCGCCACCGAAAGGTTGAACGCAATCCGCAGCCGTAGTAGCGAAACCGGCTCTGCAACAGTCGATTTAGCGACCGTGGCATCGCTTACCCCGCCTACCCTGGCTCGCCTGGGTATGCGGCTCTACACCCGATCAGGCCTGCGGCGCCAGCTCAAGCCGATCTGTCATGGCAGTGTCACCCATACTGTCTCCCATACTGCCGGTGAGTCGGTGCAGGCATACTGTGCCGGCGCCAAGATCGTCGGCATGCACAGCGTGGCGCCACTAGCCGAAGACAGTGGGTTAAGCATCGCGCTGACCTCGCATGGTGACGACCTGGATGTGAGCGTGTGTGCGTGCCCCGACAATGTGCCTGCGATCGATGACATCGCTACGGGGATCATGCAGTCCGTCGATATTCTGGTGGCGGCCGCACAGGAATCTCCTCGCGGGCAAGGCCGTTCAGTCGTCACAGAGATGACGTCACATCCCGCGAATCGTTCACGCGGCCAGCCCTATTGA
- a CDS encoding cytochrome P450, producing MKYFAPPPPPFVDADRSLIAANPRAHWRALQESPVFLDASGYYYVTRREDVLAALHDYATFASRRRQMARPRPGVRTLPIPVPIGYDPPEHSRFRRLLHPCFSPQAVDELMPALRQQAAELIGTVAPDGVCDGIRDIANPFPFGVLVTLCGLPWADREMLAAWAEAVDWDIPGSAPATELLNYLVAAIEGDQRPALAAHLLAGADPFTEDEVIGFYALLCFAQDGMQAAIGSALLHLACDHQLQSLLRREPDQMWAFVEELLRLETPLPFIGRFTTRDVTIAGVTIPAGCVVRLCLASTNLDGSEEPWVTVAEDGRIRPKSHRSFAAGVHRCLGKALARMELSVVVSEWLRAIPDFALEEGFIPRFLFTQGGSMTPASLPLQWGSGLPR from the coding sequence GTGAAATACTTCGCCCCGCCGCCGCCCCCGTTCGTGGACGCCGACAGGTCACTCATCGCGGCGAACCCCCGCGCCCATTGGCGCGCGCTGCAGGAGAGCCCCGTGTTCCTCGACGCGAGCGGCTATTACTACGTGACCCGCCGCGAGGACGTGCTTGCGGCGCTGCATGACTATGCCACCTTCGCATCCCGCCGGCGGCAAATGGCGCGGCCGCGCCCCGGGGTGCGGACACTGCCGATCCCGGTCCCAATCGGCTATGACCCTCCCGAGCACTCGCGCTTCCGCCGATTGCTCCATCCGTGCTTCAGCCCGCAGGCGGTGGATGAGCTCATGCCCGCGCTGCGCCAGCAGGCGGCGGAGCTCATCGGGACGGTAGCGCCCGACGGCGTGTGTGACGGGATCCGGGACATCGCCAACCCGTTCCCGTTCGGGGTGTTGGTGACGCTCTGCGGGCTGCCGTGGGCAGACCGAGAGATGCTGGCCGCGTGGGCCGAAGCCGTCGACTGGGACATTCCCGGATCGGCGCCCGCGACGGAACTGCTCAACTATCTCGTGGCCGCGATCGAAGGCGACCAGAGACCGGCCCTCGCGGCGCACCTGCTCGCCGGCGCCGACCCCTTCACCGAAGACGAGGTGATCGGGTTCTATGCCCTGCTGTGCTTTGCACAGGACGGGATGCAGGCGGCAATCGGCTCGGCTCTGCTTCACCTGGCGTGTGACCACCAATTGCAAAGCCTGCTTCGTCGCGAGCCCGATCAAATGTGGGCTTTCGTCGAGGAACTCCTGCGGCTGGAGACGCCGCTTCCCTTCATCGGCCGGTTCACCACGCGAGACGTCACCATCGCCGGCGTCACCATACCGGCGGGCTGCGTGGTGCGCCTGTGCCTGGCGTCCACCAATCTCGACGGCAGCGAGGAGCCATGGGTGACGGTGGCCGAAGACGGCCGGATCCGCCCCAAGTCGCACCGAAGCTTTGCGGCCGGCGTCCACCGTTGCCTGGGTAAGGCCCTGGCTCGCATGGAACTGAGTGTCGTCGTGTCCGAATGGTTGCGCGCGATACCGGATTTCGCATTGGAAGAGGGATTCATCCCTCGTTTCCTCTTCACTCAGGGCGGCTCCATGACGCCGGCCAGTCTGCCTTTGCAGTGGGGGAGCGGGCTGCCTCGCTAG
- a CDS encoding alpha/beta fold hydrolase has translation MKTHSAEQFIDGIRIEAYGTASDSPPLLFVHGGCQGSWAWEKVAPRLAQNGRHAVCLNWYGHHGSRSLGKSRALRRSLLDVTTEIDIVARSLDSAPVLVAHGMGAVPSLAYAAENPVAALVLLTPVLPAGFGGGSIDLMVDGASMWLPPRGLIKPLWWAGVSDEEARRYASLLVPESPRAVLEATRWLCRVDTDKVRVPALVIAGGADPLIPAEVKSLAEAIGATFLLHEGEGHGMPLNPVWSEVSAEIDEWLGALN, from the coding sequence ATGAAAACCCATTCCGCGGAGCAGTTCATCGACGGCATCCGCATCGAGGCATATGGCACCGCGTCGGACTCGCCGCCGTTGCTGTTCGTCCACGGCGGGTGCCAGGGCAGTTGGGCGTGGGAAAAGGTCGCGCCGCGACTGGCCCAAAATGGCCGGCATGCGGTGTGCCTCAATTGGTACGGCCACCACGGCTCGAGGTCTCTCGGCAAGTCGCGCGCGCTCAGGCGTTCGCTGCTGGACGTCACAACTGAGATCGACATCGTCGCGCGCTCGCTGGACAGCGCACCGGTACTCGTCGCCCACGGCATGGGTGCCGTTCCCAGCCTCGCTTACGCCGCGGAGAACCCCGTCGCCGCGTTGGTGCTACTCACGCCGGTGCTGCCGGCGGGGTTCGGGGGTGGGTCCATCGACCTCATGGTCGACGGTGCGTCGATGTGGTTGCCGCCGCGTGGACTGATCAAGCCCCTCTGGTGGGCGGGCGTGAGCGACGAGGAGGCCCGGCGTTACGCGTCGCTGCTGGTCCCCGAATCGCCCCGCGCCGTCCTGGAGGCGACGCGGTGGCTCTGCAGAGTGGACACCGACAAAGTTCGGGTGCCCGCGCTGGTGATCGCCGGCGGCGCCGACCCGCTGATCCCCGCCGAGGTGAAATCCCTTGCCGAAGCGATCGGTGCGACCTTCCTCCTGCACGAGGGGGAAGGGCACGGGATGCCCCTCAATCCGGTCTGGTCGGAGGTCAGCGCGGAGATCGACGAGTGGCTCGGTGCCCTGAACTGA
- a CDS encoding SRPBCC family protein — protein sequence MIEFTLTRTSTAPIETVFDAMTDHRAIADFVWACRRSTLDREGIPAPNGVGAVRRLVVIGPPFVEEIIEYARPTRYAYKMLSGAPTRNHIGTIQLRETDAGTKVSWQLRSTLKIPGADRLMLPVLKKVIDEFLKGGIAAAESRA from the coding sequence ATGATCGAGTTCACCCTCACTCGGACCTCGACGGCGCCGATCGAGACCGTGTTCGACGCCATGACCGACCACCGCGCGATCGCGGACTTCGTGTGGGCTTGCCGGCGCAGCACACTCGACCGCGAGGGAATACCCGCGCCCAATGGCGTTGGCGCGGTCCGGCGTCTGGTGGTCATCGGACCCCCGTTCGTCGAGGAGATCATCGAGTACGCGCGACCCACCCGCTACGCGTACAAGATGCTCTCCGGTGCACCGACCCGAAATCACATCGGCACGATCCAGCTTCGTGAAACGGACGCGGGGACCAAGGTCAGCTGGCAGCTACGGTCGACGCTCAAGATCCCCGGCGCGGACCGCCTGATGCTGCCGGTGCTCAAGAAGGTCATCGACGAGTTCCTCAAAGGCGGCATCGCCGCCGCCGAAAGCCGCGCCTGA
- a CDS encoding PecA family PE domain-processing aspartic protease yields MSYVIAAPDLLGSAATHVAGLGSSLSEAYAAAAAPTTEVLAAADDEVSAAVASLFSEQAKLFQELTAQAAAFHGQFVQAVYGAEGAYAAAEAAAAGPLQTLQSDLQALTAYSPVKYLTGRPLIGNGVNGTTDAQGAGTPGGAGGWLYGSGGSGGNSTATGAPGGAGGAAGLIGNGGSGGAGGWGALGGAGGPGGLLFGNGGPGGTGGPLGVGGLGGNAILWGSGGAGGAGGELAPGGAGGNGGYLIGNGGPGGPGGILGSGGFGGKAGLVGAAGLTGANGGSASVALTYTTENDFSTVQISVGGGPPITTEVDTGSGGLVIPVTQLSPEVLQNLGPATGTGEVDYGGWGKFYYTEYKTPVNFGNGISTAPTTIGVFTRVEEIDGNGNWVNIPQSDWSNPKYAISADMGVGIGAADDQGLISPLRDLPGGLGQGFLMNEPAGQLQFGPNPLPAVTSVDGGWYSTTLDVQISYDGAQSAIQPITYEGSGNAIIDSGGLGGDLPKNFVLPSTLSGYSEGDNLPLGTMISVFTPDGTELYTTTVTTATGGNATNIGSIADGFSTGFYPFLQGPIYFSYSPAGLGTAIWDYPPSV; encoded by the coding sequence ATGTCGTATGTGATCGCGGCGCCGGACCTGCTGGGGTCGGCGGCAACACACGTGGCGGGCCTCGGTTCGTCGCTCAGTGAGGCGTACGCGGCGGCAGCAGCCCCGACCACCGAGGTGCTGGCTGCCGCGGACGACGAGGTGTCGGCGGCGGTCGCGTCGCTGTTTTCTGAACAGGCCAAGCTCTTCCAGGAGCTGACCGCGCAGGCGGCGGCATTTCACGGGCAGTTCGTGCAGGCGGTATACGGGGCCGAGGGCGCGTATGCCGCCGCCGAGGCGGCCGCGGCCGGACCGTTGCAGACGCTGCAGTCCGACCTGCAGGCCCTCACGGCGTATTCGCCGGTGAAGTACCTGACGGGACGTCCCCTGATCGGCAACGGCGTCAACGGCACCACCGACGCCCAAGGGGCGGGCACGCCAGGGGGAGCCGGGGGATGGCTGTACGGGAGCGGCGGTAGTGGCGGGAACAGCACTGCCACCGGAGCGCCCGGCGGTGCCGGTGGCGCGGCCGGGCTGATCGGCAACGGGGGCAGCGGCGGCGCGGGCGGGTGGGGCGCGCTCGGCGGCGCGGGGGGCCCTGGGGGTTTGCTGTTCGGCAACGGTGGGCCCGGCGGGACGGGCGGGCCCCTCGGCGTCGGTGGTCTCGGCGGCAACGCCATCCTGTGGGGCAGCGGCGGCGCCGGCGGGGCCGGCGGCGAACTTGCCCCCGGGGGCGCCGGCGGCAACGGCGGTTACCTGATCGGCAACGGCGGCCCCGGCGGCCCCGGCGGCATCCTCGGTAGCGGTGGGTTCGGCGGGAAAGCGGGCCTCGTGGGGGCCGCCGGGCTAACCGGTGCCAACGGCGGCTCGGCCAGTGTGGCGCTGACCTACACAACGGAGAACGATTTCTCGACCGTGCAGATCTCCGTGGGCGGCGGTCCGCCGATCACCACGGAGGTGGACACCGGGTCCGGGGGCCTGGTCATCCCCGTCACCCAGCTCAGCCCGGAGGTCCTGCAAAACCTCGGGCCGGCAACCGGTACGGGCGAAGTCGACTACGGCGGTTGGGGCAAGTTCTACTACACCGAATACAAGACGCCGGTGAATTTCGGCAATGGCATCTCGACGGCCCCGACCACCATCGGCGTCTTCACCAGGGTGGAAGAGATTGACGGCAACGGGAATTGGGTGAACATTCCTCAGTCCGATTGGTCGAATCCGAAATACGCGATCAGCGCGGATATGGGCGTCGGCATCGGCGCCGCGGACGACCAGGGGCTCATCAGCCCGCTGCGCGACCTGCCGGGCGGCCTTGGTCAGGGGTTCCTCATGAACGAGCCGGCGGGCCAGCTCCAGTTCGGTCCGAATCCCTTGCCGGCCGTCACCTCGGTCGACGGCGGATGGTATTCCACCACTCTGGACGTGCAGATCAGTTACGACGGTGCCCAATCGGCCATCCAACCGATCACGTATGAGGGCAGTGGGAACGCGATCATCGATTCCGGCGGCCTGGGCGGAGACCTGCCGAAGAACTTCGTTCTGCCGTCGACCCTGTCGGGGTACTCCGAGGGTGACAACCTGCCGCTGGGAACGATGATCTCGGTCTTCACGCCCGACGGGACGGAGCTTTATACGACGACGGTCACGACCGCGACCGGTGGCAATGCCACCAACATCGGGTCTATCGCTGACGGCTTCAGCACCGGTTTTTACCCATTCCTGCAGGGGCCGATCTACTTCTCGTACAGTCCCGCCGGCCTGGGGACGGCAATTTGGGATTACCCGCCCAGTGTGTGA